In a genomic window of Arcticibacter tournemirensis:
- a CDS encoding glycosyltransferase family 2 protein has protein sequence MSVISSSLLISTYNWPGALRLCLLSVAAQKVLPDEVLIADDGSGIETKQLIDSFKKEFPVPLIHVWHEDRGFRKTRILNTAVRQSVGKYIIQVDGDVILHPFFIKDHLDVSENGTFVRGTRARLTEEKTNEMLNKGKINVNAFSRGVYHRLNALHLPLLKALGIRKENSGRSVRGSNLAFWKDDFVAVNGYNTDLNGWGHEDEELATRFINNGIMKKIVKLCAIQFHLHHAETSKENEPFHSQIIQTTIKNKTKTCVNGYSYN, from the coding sequence ATGTCAGTTATTTCGTCTTCTCTGCTTATTTCCACCTATAATTGGCCCGGGGCTTTAAGACTATGTCTTTTAAGCGTGGCGGCTCAAAAGGTGCTGCCCGATGAGGTACTGATTGCCGACGACGGCTCGGGTATAGAGACGAAGCAATTGATTGATTCATTTAAAAAAGAGTTTCCAGTCCCTTTAATCCATGTGTGGCATGAAGATAGAGGGTTCAGAAAGACGAGGATCCTTAATACGGCAGTAAGACAAAGTGTAGGAAAATACATCATCCAGGTGGACGGGGACGTAATCCTTCATCCGTTCTTTATAAAAGATCATTTAGATGTTTCTGAGAACGGCACATTCGTTCGCGGAACAAGGGCAAGGTTAACAGAAGAAAAAACAAATGAGATGCTGAACAAGGGCAAAATCAATGTAAATGCTTTTTCCAGAGGAGTATATCACCGGTTGAATGCCCTGCATCTGCCTCTTCTTAAAGCACTGGGAATTCGGAAAGAGAATTCAGGCAGAAGTGTCAGGGGCAGCAACCTTGCATTTTGGAAAGATGATTTTGTTGCTGTAAATGGCTATAACACTGATCTCAATGGCTGGGGCCATGAAGACGAAGAACTGGCAACCCGGTTCATCAACAATGGTATTATGAAAAAGATCGTTAAACTGTGCGCAATCCAGTTTCATTTGCATCATGCAGAGACATCTAAAGAAAATGAACCATTTCATTCTCAAATAATACAAACAACTATAAAAAACAAAACAAAAACCTGTGTTAATGGATATAGTTACAATTGA
- a CDS encoding ABC transporter ATP-binding protein, with the protein MKTYFRLLSFAKPIQKFAIPYVVTTMLSVLFNTLNLALIVPLLTFLFDTAAGTTVYTKPESIFNMMGNFRYYSQEINRAYGTYGALQFICVVIIISVLLSNLFKYLSQRIMENLRIHTLLNIRRTVFDNVMNMHLGYFNNERKGDILSKITNDVQVVQFTVSGTLQVIFREPFQLLAYLFTLFSISYKLSFVSILFIPISAIFIARLVKSLKNQATGSQASFGMMVSNLEEALSGVKIIKAFNAASFIKQKFNRENENFSEIGRQMAKKQQLASPISEFLGVLMVAFIVLYGGNLVLSGSGELSAQAFIGYIAIFSQLTRPAKALSDSFTGINLGLAAGERILELVDMKPDIQDAPDAIDVNDFKDSILLDSVTFAYGEKTILDNVSVKIPRGKTIALVGPSGGGKSTLMDLIPRFIEPKSGTIYFDGIDIKKIKMDSLRAQMGFVNQESILFNDTIFNNIAFGKPDATQEEVEAAARIANAHSFIINTDNGYQTNIGDRGIKLSGGQKQRINIARAVLKNPPLMLLDEATSALDTESERLVQDALNRLMKNRTTLVIAHRLSTIQDADLILVLESGRIIEKGTHSELMTDDGVYKRLVEMQTFSE; encoded by the coding sequence ATGAAGACATATTTCAGATTATTATCTTTTGCAAAACCGATTCAAAAGTTTGCGATACCCTATGTCGTGACGACGATGCTGTCTGTATTATTTAATACGCTGAACCTGGCTCTTATAGTTCCTCTGTTAACCTTTCTTTTCGATACTGCCGCCGGAACCACCGTTTATACAAAGCCTGAAAGCATCTTTAATATGATGGGCAACTTTCGATATTACTCCCAGGAGATTAACAGGGCTTACGGCACTTACGGTGCACTGCAGTTCATCTGCGTAGTTATCATCATATCGGTATTATTGAGCAATCTGTTTAAATACCTCTCTCAGAGAATCATGGAAAACCTTCGTATCCATACCTTGCTTAACATACGAAGAACCGTTTTCGACAACGTGATGAATATGCATCTGGGTTATTTCAACAATGAGCGAAAAGGAGATATTCTTTCTAAAATAACTAATGACGTTCAGGTTGTTCAATTCACTGTAAGCGGAACCCTGCAGGTAATCTTCAGGGAGCCTTTTCAATTACTGGCCTACTTATTTACTCTGTTCTCTATCTCTTATAAACTAAGCTTTGTATCTATTCTTTTCATTCCCATCTCTGCCATATTTATTGCACGGCTGGTAAAGAGCCTTAAGAATCAAGCTACGGGCTCTCAGGCATCTTTCGGGATGATGGTGAGCAATCTCGAAGAAGCGCTCTCGGGTGTTAAAATAATCAAGGCGTTCAACGCTGCCAGCTTCATTAAACAAAAGTTTAACAGAGAGAACGAAAACTTCTCTGAGATCGGTCGGCAGATGGCGAAGAAACAACAACTAGCCTCACCTATTTCCGAATTCCTGGGAGTACTCATGGTAGCCTTCATTGTATTATACGGCGGTAATCTTGTACTAAGTGGAAGCGGAGAGCTGTCAGCCCAGGCATTTATTGGTTACATTGCGATTTTCTCGCAATTGACCCGCCCGGCCAAAGCGTTATCTGACTCTTTTACAGGTATCAACTTAGGACTTGCGGCAGGCGAACGTATACTCGAGCTGGTCGACATGAAACCAGATATTCAGGATGCGCCTGATGCGATAGATGTGAATGATTTTAAAGATTCCATCCTTCTTGATAGCGTTACTTTTGCGTATGGTGAAAAGACCATTCTCGATAACGTTTCCGTTAAAATACCCAGGGGCAAAACGATTGCCCTTGTGGGCCCGTCGGGGGGAGGTAAATCGACCTTGATGGACTTAATACCGAGATTTATAGAGCCAAAAAGCGGAACGATCTATTTTGACGGAATTGACATTAAAAAGATCAAAATGGACTCCCTTCGTGCACAAATGGGATTTGTAAATCAGGAATCTATTCTCTTCAACGACACTATTTTTAATAATATAGCTTTTGGCAAACCTGATGCTACACAGGAAGAAGTTGAAGCTGCTGCCAGGATAGCCAATGCTCACAGCTTTATTATTAACACTGATAATGGTTACCAAACCAACATTGGCGACAGAGGGATTAAGTTGTCGGGCGGTCAAAAACAGCGTATTAATATCGCCCGTGCAGTCTTAAAGAATCCTCCGCTTATGCTGCTGGATGAAGCAACGTCAGCCTTAGATACCGAATCAGAAAGACTTGTCCAGGATGCTCTGAACAGACTCATGAAAAACAGGACTACCCTTGTTATCGCTCACCGGCTAAGCACCATCCAGGATGCCGACCTAATCCTCGTGCTGGAGTCGGGACGGATCATTGAAAAGGGTACACATTCTGAACTGATGACAGATGACGGTGTATATAAAAGGCTGGTAGAAATGCAGACATTCAGTGAATGA
- a CDS encoding glycosyltransferase family 10 domain-containing protein, with the protein MRKIKETIHLLRGYSKDKELCKGSPVKLFNFCNIKKPEDVWFYNFIHSEFPDKLSSKKEIAVFSVYGTRSKIKLNRSPVKLFFTSENIDNYSEYSDHCLAEVDLVLGFEHLQEQNYLRFPLWILYFIPSALNPQMIRKAVYNMSHFNHDDISSRKFCCMVCSHDGDGARPAIYHSLSEIEKVDSGGSYLNNTNDLKELCADDKRLFLTRYKFNICPENSDGDGYVTEKLFEAINSGCIPIYMGSNNNPEPNVINKDAVLFYSGPESLESLKKQVAELHSNEKLYREFISQERFLPTAAEFVLDTISELKKRIDLLL; encoded by the coding sequence ATGAGAAAAATAAAAGAAACCATACATCTTTTAAGGGGATACAGCAAGGACAAAGAGCTATGCAAAGGGTCTCCGGTGAAATTATTTAATTTTTGCAATATAAAAAAGCCTGAAGATGTATGGTTCTACAATTTCATTCACAGTGAATTTCCAGACAAACTCTCTTCAAAGAAAGAGATTGCGGTATTCTCAGTATATGGTACCCGTTCGAAGATTAAATTGAATAGAAGTCCTGTAAAGCTATTTTTTACGAGCGAAAACATCGACAACTATTCCGAATATAGCGATCATTGTCTTGCAGAGGTTGATCTGGTATTGGGATTTGAACATTTACAGGAACAGAACTACCTGCGTTTTCCGCTATGGATTCTCTACTTTATACCATCTGCTTTGAATCCGCAAATGATCAGAAAGGCAGTCTATAATATGTCGCATTTTAATCATGACGACATTTCTTCCCGTAAGTTCTGTTGCATGGTATGCAGTCACGATGGAGATGGTGCCAGGCCTGCGATCTACCATAGCTTGAGCGAAATCGAAAAGGTTGACAGCGGCGGATCTTATTTAAACAACACGAACGATCTTAAAGAACTCTGCGCGGATGACAAACGACTGTTCCTAACTCGTTATAAATTCAATATCTGTCCGGAGAATTCCGACGGCGACGGTTATGTTACTGAAAAGCTTTTCGAAGCTATTAATTCTGGATGCATACCAATATATATGGGAAGCAACAACAACCCCGAGCCTAATGTAATTAACAAAGATGCTGTTCTCTTTTACTCAGGTCCTGAGAGCCTTGAATCATTGAAGAAGCAGGTCGCGGAACTCCATTCTAACGAAAAACTATACAGGGAATTTATATCCCAGGAACGATTTCTGCCGACGGCAGCAGAGTTTGTGCTTGACACAATCAGCGAGTTGAAGAAAAGGATTGATCTATTGTTATGA
- a CDS encoding glycosyltransferase family 2 protein — MSFAQNSDLPKVSIITVTLNAEKYIERCINTVLSQSYPNIEHVILDGNSKDNTPAILKRYTNKIAFWKSELDNGVYNAMNKAVTYATGDWILFIGADDILFPGFSEMAYKLKDENTIYYGNHKWRNSFNGQKFDSYQLTKENVCHQSIFYPRAVFDKYQYNEKYRSRADHVLNMQCWGDNRFRKRYYPIVISDYSEGGFSAQNRDFLYYEDKPYLIRKHLGVICFLRYKYRCYKNKKRGIDIDNDLLY, encoded by the coding sequence ATGTCATTTGCTCAGAACAGCGATCTACCTAAAGTGAGTATCATAACCGTAACACTCAATGCTGAAAAATATATAGAACGATGCATAAATACGGTGTTGTCTCAATCCTATCCGAACATAGAACATGTCATTCTGGATGGGAACAGTAAGGATAATACACCTGCTATTCTCAAAAGATACACAAATAAGATTGCTTTCTGGAAAAGCGAGCTGGATAATGGCGTTTATAATGCTATGAACAAGGCGGTGACGTATGCTACCGGAGACTGGATTCTATTCATTGGAGCTGATGATATCCTTTTTCCAGGCTTTAGCGAGATGGCTTATAAGCTTAAAGATGAAAACACTATCTATTATGGAAATCACAAATGGAGAAACTCTTTCAATGGACAGAAATTTGATTCTTATCAACTTACGAAAGAAAATGTCTGTCATCAGAGCATTTTCTATCCAAGGGCAGTATTTGATAAGTATCAATATAACGAGAAGTATCGATCCAGAGCAGATCATGTACTAAATATGCAATGCTGGGGTGATAACAGGTTCAGGAAGCGGTATTATCCTATTGTAATTTCGGATTATTCGGAAGGAGGTTTTTCTGCTCAAAACAGAGATTTCCTGTATTACGAGGATAAACCCTATTTGATCCGAAAGCACCTTGGAGTTATTTGTTTTCTTCGATATAAATACAGGTGCTATAAGAATAAAAAAAGAGGGATTGATATAGATAACGACCTCCTCTATTAA
- a CDS encoding glycosyltransferase family 2 protein has protein sequence MSATPLISVILVTYNVEKLLQNCLNSIFRQEYPSLETIVIDGASTDGTIDILKANSSRIKFWKSEKDSGIYDAMNKALDHISGEWVYFIGADDELTPDFSALAYELKDASAIYYGSVLKDGKKYLGQLSPYHHAKTGINHQAMFYPVSVFRKYKFDTTYPISADHILNMWCWKDKDFRFEFRDYIIAIFNHTGVSSLKKDLLFEKRKANLILKNYGVAIWLRFLFKKLKARLSSS, from the coding sequence ATGTCTGCTACGCCACTTATATCAGTTATTCTTGTTACATATAACGTAGAAAAACTATTACAAAATTGTCTGAATAGTATCTTTCGGCAGGAATATCCTTCTCTTGAAACCATTGTAATAGATGGTGCCAGCACTGATGGCACTATCGATATCTTAAAGGCTAACAGCAGCAGGATCAAATTCTGGAAAAGCGAAAAGGACAGTGGCATTTATGACGCCATGAACAAAGCGCTGGACCACATTTCAGGTGAATGGGTATACTTCATTGGAGCAGACGATGAGCTGACCCCCGACTTTTCAGCGCTGGCCTATGAACTGAAAGACGCATCGGCAATTTATTATGGCAGTGTGTTGAAAGACGGAAAAAAATACCTCGGCCAATTATCCCCATACCACCATGCGAAGACCGGAATTAACCATCAGGCTATGTTTTACCCTGTGTCAGTATTCAGGAAGTATAAATTTGACACTACGTATCCCATTTCCGCCGATCATATCTTAAACATGTGGTGTTGGAAAGACAAAGATTTCAGATTTGAATTCAGGGACTATATTATTGCGATATTCAATCACACTGGTGTTTCGTCTCTAAAAAAGGATTTGCTTTTTGAAAAAAGGAAAGCAAACCTGATACTAAAAAACTATGGAGTAGCCATCTGGCTGCGATTTCTGTTCAAAAAACTTAAAGCCCGTCTTTCATCTTCTTGA
- a CDS encoding glycosyltransferase family 2 protein gives MDIVTIDMKRGIKTSLIISTYNWPEALNLCLLSVTRQSVLPDEVIIADDGSTFETAELIDKIRLSFPVPLIHVWQEDEGFQLAKIRNKAIAHARHEYIIQIDGDLVLHKHFIKDHIELSKPGTFITGSRVLMNKSLSEELLSTRVTNASVFSSGVKNHFNILRIKFLRDYFADRYKQKDMLYLRGCNMAFWRDDIIKVNGYNEEFKGWGKEDNEIAVRLINSGIKKRAIKFGGIVFHIYHSENCRAQSHENETRLANAIKHKITYCQRGISQYYNLRTGISI, from the coding sequence ATGGATATAGTTACAATTGATATGAAGCGAGGAATAAAGACATCTTTAATTATCTCCACTTATAACTGGCCCGAAGCTCTCAATCTGTGCCTGTTAAGTGTTACCAGACAATCTGTGCTTCCGGATGAAGTAATTATTGCCGACGATGGCTCGACATTTGAAACAGCTGAGCTCATAGATAAAATACGACTTTCTTTTCCGGTGCCTTTAATCCACGTCTGGCAGGAAGATGAAGGCTTCCAGTTAGCGAAGATCAGGAATAAAGCAATCGCTCATGCCCGTCATGAGTATATTATACAAATTGATGGCGACCTGGTACTGCACAAACACTTCATTAAAGACCATATCGAGCTTAGCAAGCCCGGAACATTTATTACCGGCAGCAGAGTATTGATGAACAAGAGCCTTTCAGAAGAATTATTGAGCACGCGGGTAACCAACGCTTCTGTGTTTAGCTCAGGAGTTAAAAACCATTTTAATATTCTCAGAATAAAGTTCTTGCGGGATTACTTTGCAGATAGGTATAAACAGAAAGACATGCTTTATCTCCGCGGGTGCAATATGGCTTTCTGGAGGGACGATATTATCAAGGTGAACGGATATAATGAAGAATTTAAGGGCTGGGGAAAAGAAGATAATGAAATAGCCGTGCGACTGATCAACTCAGGAATTAAGAAACGGGCTATAAAATTCGGAGGTATCGTCTTTCATATTTATCATTCAGAGAACTGCCGCGCCCAAAGCCATGAAAATGAAACCAGGCTTGCAAATGCGATCAAACACAAGATCACGTATTGCCAAAGGGGAATAAGTCAGTATTATAACTTAAGGACAGGGATAAGCATCTAA
- a CDS encoding glycosyltransferase family 2 protein, whose translation MATNNFAFNSPPLISVITVSLNASSHIERCIKSVLSQPYPNIEHIIIDGGSKDGTVEILKKYDKELAYWISEPDKGIYHAMNKALDRAQGDWIHFLGSDDFLYEGFSEMATVSQGDKTIYYGSCLWGNTILGGVFTPLRLSTECICHHGIFYPRKVFEKYRYEEKYQISADYFLNIQCWTDDEFDKNYYPYLVANFSQGGLSEKRTDEIFKKDFNEILKKHLTMKDFLKYRFGQYKKQQATRKRRRQFI comes from the coding sequence ATGGCAACGAACAATTTTGCATTTAACTCTCCCCCTTTAATTAGCGTTATTACCGTCTCGCTAAACGCGAGCAGCCATATTGAAAGGTGTATTAAAAGCGTTCTATCTCAACCTTACCCTAATATTGAACATATTATCATTGATGGTGGAAGCAAAGACGGAACTGTAGAAATACTAAAAAAATACGATAAAGAACTAGCGTATTGGATAAGCGAGCCAGATAAAGGCATTTACCATGCCATGAATAAAGCTCTGGACCGCGCACAGGGCGATTGGATCCATTTCCTTGGGTCAGACGATTTCCTGTACGAAGGGTTTAGTGAGATGGCCACTGTCTCGCAGGGAGATAAAACGATCTATTACGGCAGCTGTCTTTGGGGTAATACGATCCTTGGAGGAGTATTTACTCCGCTCAGACTGTCGACAGAGTGTATTTGCCACCACGGTATATTCTATCCCAGGAAAGTATTTGAAAAATATCGTTATGAAGAGAAATATCAAATCTCAGCTGACTATTTCCTGAATATCCAGTGTTGGACAGATGATGAGTTTGACAAAAATTACTATCCGTATTTAGTTGCCAACTTTTCTCAGGGCGGCCTTTCGGAGAAACGCACAGATGAAATATTTAAAAAGGATTTCAACGAGATTCTTAAGAAACATTTAACGATGAAAGACTTTCTAAAATATAGATTCGGTCAGTATAAGAAACAACAAGCGACACGAAAACGCCGGCGCCAGTTTATATAG
- a CDS encoding nucleotide-diphospho-sugar transferase yields MTGTPYLTKSPILFLIFNRPDTTYKVFEKIREAKPTRLYIAADGPRKDRIEEESLCTETRAVSKLVDWDCDVKILFRNHNLGCKNAVSSALDWFFSQEDDGIILEDDCLPANDFFFFCDELLEKYRFDTRIRHIGGSNLQYGNTRGDASYYFANMTHVWGWASWKRAWIDYDKNLMKYEQKDVAIQLGKIFSDPLIVETWTEIFRMVKEGEIDTWDYQLGFINFFNNGLTIIPNTNLISNIGFREDATHTLSPDNPNANIPLGELKALVHPVYFLPEKEADVYTLNHDFNIEERRAQEKEEARLVEKNKRKLRNRVKQFFKH; encoded by the coding sequence ATGACAGGAACACCCTATCTCACTAAGTCCCCTATTCTCTTCCTTATCTTTAACCGGCCGGATACAACCTACAAGGTATTTGAAAAGATAAGGGAAGCAAAACCAACCCGACTATATATTGCAGCCGACGGCCCGAGGAAAGATCGAATTGAAGAAGAATCTTTATGTACCGAAACGCGAGCAGTTTCAAAGCTGGTTGATTGGGATTGTGATGTAAAAATCCTCTTCAGAAACCACAATCTTGGTTGCAAAAATGCAGTTAGCTCTGCCTTAGACTGGTTCTTCAGCCAGGAGGATGATGGTATAATTCTTGAAGATGATTGCCTGCCTGCTAATGACTTCTTTTTTTTCTGCGATGAACTGCTGGAAAAATACAGGTTTGATACAAGGATTCGCCATATAGGAGGGAGTAATCTACAATATGGAAATACCAGGGGAGATGCAAGCTATTATTTCGCGAATATGACCCATGTGTGGGGCTGGGCATCTTGGAAAAGAGCGTGGATTGATTATGACAAAAATCTTATGAAATACGAACAAAAGGATGTAGCGATACAACTTGGGAAGATTTTTAGCGATCCCCTGATAGTAGAAACCTGGACAGAAATATTTAGAATGGTAAAAGAAGGCGAGATTGATACATGGGATTATCAACTTGGCTTCATTAACTTCTTCAACAATGGTTTGACTATCATTCCAAACACTAATTTAATCTCAAATATTGGTTTTCGAGAAGACGCAACTCATACACTTTCTCCAGACAACCCAAATGCAAACATCCCGCTTGGCGAATTAAAAGCATTGGTTCACCCGGTTTATTTTCTTCCGGAAAAAGAAGCGGACGTCTATACCCTTAACCATGACTTCAATATTGAAGAACGGCGTGCTCAGGAAAAAGAGGAAGCAAGACTTGTAGAAAAAAACAAAAGAAAGCTGAGGAACCGTGTTAAGCAATTTTTTAAACACTAG
- a CDS encoding glycosyltransferase family 61 protein: MRHTSVTPSMEIQRRKPENYVEGELDFCKREFSYPTYDVQILTLKNRLVSFQGFVYDDYFKVNKKSLLNPEHYRGFFNAKHFIKKVWLRGKREANRDEKYLLAFDEWTDAHYHWFTDFLSRVYAAKEIIKDHILLLPDHSAYIKETGIRSLQLLGLKPKGIEFIKFRELLKVQQLTLVTHACMPGYINDPLMKQIRDELRKNLDLDSIVPKRKLYISRDKAGYRKILNEQDVWDVLKSFGYEIVRFEDMDLFHQIRLSASCKSLVSIHGAGLTNMLFMKPGSSVLEFRRDRIYHNQYYWHLADSLDLKYHYLFGKPDMEDQYIEGEGCNITIDIHKLKGVLQKMEDGSPIS, encoded by the coding sequence ATGCGCCATACTTCTGTTACACCATCTATGGAGATCCAAAGGAGAAAGCCTGAGAACTACGTTGAGGGAGAGCTGGATTTTTGTAAAAGGGAATTTTCATACCCAACCTATGATGTTCAGATCCTCACTCTGAAAAATAGGCTAGTAAGCTTTCAAGGGTTTGTATATGATGATTATTTTAAAGTAAATAAGAAATCGCTTTTAAATCCAGAGCATTATAGAGGCTTTTTCAATGCAAAACATTTTATAAAGAAGGTTTGGTTGCGGGGAAAAAGAGAGGCGAATCGAGACGAGAAATATCTTTTAGCTTTTGATGAATGGACCGATGCTCATTATCATTGGTTCACTGATTTTCTATCAAGGGTTTACGCTGCAAAGGAGATTATTAAAGATCATATATTATTATTGCCAGATCATTCTGCTTATATAAAAGAGACGGGCATTCGCTCACTGCAGCTTTTAGGTTTAAAGCCTAAAGGAATTGAATTTATAAAGTTTCGCGAACTTCTGAAGGTACAGCAATTAACGCTGGTCACTCACGCCTGTATGCCGGGTTATATTAATGATCCTTTGATGAAACAGATTCGTGATGAATTGAGGAAGAATCTTGATCTTGATTCAATAGTCCCTAAAAGAAAGCTCTATATTTCCAGAGATAAAGCCGGGTACAGAAAAATATTGAATGAGCAGGACGTATGGGATGTACTAAAGTCATTCGGCTATGAAATTGTCCGATTTGAAGATATGGATCTTTTTCATCAGATAAGGCTCTCTGCATCGTGTAAGTCCTTAGTCTCAATACATGGCGCCGGTCTTACTAACATGTTGTTTATGAAGCCTGGTAGTTCCGTCCTTGAATTTAGAAGAGACAGGATCTATCACAACCAGTATTACTGGCATCTAGCAGATTCACTCGATTTGAAATATCACTATCTCTTTGGTAAACCCGATATGGAAGATCAGTATATTGAAGGCGAAGGTTGTAATATTACGATCGACATTCATAAATTGAAGGGAGTATTACAAAAGATGGAAGACGGATCGCCGATTTCATAA
- a CDS encoding glycosyltransferase family 2 protein, which translates to MLPKISIVTPSYNQGQFLEDTIRSVLSQGYPNLEYIIIDGGSTDNSVEIIKKYEEHLTYWISEADGGLYHALQKGFERSTGDIMAWINSDDMYHKVALFTAAKIFLQFPDVKWIMGNNTFYNEDGHPFTFDKEPYEQRWSKWRMYLYKGKFIQQESVFWRRDLWNKAGAFIDCNYSLAADFDLWLRFFRHEKLYTTSFMLGGFRFRRENQKSNQQRGEYLDEVRVLLRREKEANGDSARIMYCSVLLYLVRLIPIESLRAKATLKVLKLPRKIVFSLTHGFAFSKR; encoded by the coding sequence ATGTTACCCAAAATATCCATTGTAACACCATCCTATAATCAGGGCCAGTTTTTGGAGGATACAATACGTTCCGTTTTAAGCCAGGGTTATCCCAACCTTGAATATATTATCATTGACGGGGGAAGTACTGATAATTCGGTTGAGATAATTAAGAAATATGAGGAGCATCTGACTTATTGGATCAGTGAAGCTGATGGGGGACTGTATCATGCCCTACAGAAGGGGTTTGAGCGGTCAACAGGGGATATAATGGCATGGATCAATTCCGACGACATGTATCACAAGGTCGCTTTGTTTACAGCAGCCAAGATTTTTCTTCAATTTCCTGACGTAAAATGGATCATGGGCAATAATACCTTCTATAATGAAGACGGGCACCCCTTCACGTTTGATAAGGAGCCTTATGAGCAGCGTTGGTCGAAATGGAGAATGTATCTTTATAAAGGAAAATTCATACAGCAGGAATCGGTATTCTGGCGGCGTGATTTGTGGAACAAGGCAGGCGCTTTCATAGACTGCAATTATTCTTTAGCTGCTGATTTTGATTTATGGCTGAGGTTTTTCAGGCATGAAAAACTATATACCACTTCTTTTATGCTTGGAGGCTTTCGCTTCAGAAGGGAGAATCAAAAAAGCAATCAGCAGCGGGGAGAATATCTGGATGAGGTACGGGTCTTACTGAGACGGGAGAAGGAAGCAAACGGTGACAGCGCCCGTATTATGTATTGCTCCGTTCTATTGTATCTGGTACGGTTGATACCTATAGAAAGTTTAAGAGCAAAGGCGACCTTGAAGGTTCTTAAGCTACCGCGTAAAATCGTATTCAGTCTTACCCATGGTTTTGCTTTCAGCAAAAGGTAG
- a CDS encoding glycosyltransferase family 9 protein: MYIKNKKKFRLVRFILLKISRLLHVLARFRKPEKRILLVKIDAIGDYILFRNFLEVLKNSEKYKDYQIELLGNNSWKDIALEYDKDVVSNFYFINEDPLYEKPQEVFKLGWMLFKRKYEVVLQSTYSRTLMGNGLAALASGKESIAYNSDNEHHPRYKKQTDKLYTQLLKLPLHVHHEYERNHFFFQEVTNQEESQMTPLSLPFRKSEKSGILIFAGSSWIKKNWEKEKFLEIIERLLLHTSDTIILAGGPAEIPITSYLLGNLSDTSRIIDTTGKSSLPELIQIVASSRLVISNDTNTVHIAAATHTPVICILGGGHFGRFMPYSKKMSFKPVCIFDEIPCYNCSWNCKFYEDNGNPYPCISRINTERVWNSIVKALQEI; this comes from the coding sequence ATGTACATTAAAAACAAGAAGAAATTCAGGCTCGTTCGCTTCATTCTGCTCAAAATTTCCCGGCTATTACACGTCCTCGCAAGGTTTAGAAAACCAGAGAAAAGGATATTGCTTGTAAAGATTGACGCTATCGGCGATTATATTCTATTCCGCAATTTCCTCGAAGTCCTTAAAAATTCGGAGAAGTATAAAGATTACCAAATTGAGCTTCTAGGAAATAACAGCTGGAAAGACATTGCTCTGGAATACGACAAAGATGTAGTTTCCAACTTCTATTTCATTAATGAAGATCCATTGTACGAAAAACCACAAGAAGTATTTAAGCTTGGTTGGATGCTCTTCAAGCGCAAATACGAAGTAGTTCTACAATCTACTTACTCACGAACATTGATGGGAAATGGCCTTGCGGCACTGGCTTCTGGAAAAGAGTCAATTGCTTATAACAGCGATAACGAGCATCACCCACGGTATAAAAAACAAACTGATAAACTGTATACACAACTGCTGAAGCTTCCCCTACATGTTCATCATGAATATGAAAGAAACCATTTTTTCTTTCAGGAAGTCACAAACCAAGAAGAGAGTCAGATGACACCTCTCTCTCTCCCCTTTAGAAAATCAGAAAAAAGTGGCATTCTTATTTTTGCAGGATCCAGCTGGATAAAAAAGAACTGGGAAAAGGAGAAATTCCTTGAAATAATAGAACGACTGTTACTCCACACTTCCGACACTATCATTCTGGCAGGAGGGCCGGCAGAAATTCCTATAACATCCTATTTGCTGGGTAATTTAAGTGACACCTCGAGGATTATTGATACCACAGGTAAGAGCAGCCTTCCCGAACTGATTCAAATAGTAGCCTCCTCCAGACTGGTAATATCCAATGACACAAATACCGTTCATATAGCGGCAGCCACCCACACTCCCGTAATCTGCATCCTTGGTGGCGGACACTTTGGAAGATTCATGCCTTATTCAAAGAAAATGTCATTCAAGCCCGTCTGCATTTTCGATGAAATACCTTGTTATAACTGCAGTTGGAACTGTAAATTCTATGAAGACAACGGCAATCCATATCCTTGTATATCAAGAATTAACACTGAAAGAGTGTGGAATTCGATAGTCAAGGCCCTGCAAGAGATTTGA